The genomic DNA ATTTTTTTTGGCGATGGTCCTGTGGGGCGGCTTGGCCTACCATTTGCTCATTTTGGCCATGGCCCTAATCGGATTCTATGAATTCGCGCGGATGACCAGGGTATCTCCTTTCGGCGGTACAGCGTTAGTTGGGTATGCAGGAATATTAGCTTTTGTATTTCCTTATCAGCCCTTGGGTCTGCACTCACCATTACCGTCTATAACTCTGCTTTGGCTGCTGATGATTATTTTTATGATCATTACGGTGGGAACGAAAAATAAAATTACAATTCAAACGGTGTCCATACTATTTCTCGGTACCGTTTATATAGGCTTCGGATTTTCGTATATGGCGGAATCACGTCATATGGAACATGGGCTCTTATGGACCTTTCTGTTACTGGCTTGCATTTGGGCAAGTGATGCAGGGGCTTATTTTGTAGGCAAAATGGCGGGGAAGACAAAGCTATGGCCTGCGATCAGTCCAAACAAAACAGTCGAAGGATCTATTGGCGGGATTGTTTTAGCGTTAGCTACAGCACTGGTATTTGCCGGATTGTCAGAAGGGCTGCTGCCGTGGGACAAAGCCTTCGTTATCGGTTTATTTTGTGCAGTTGTGGGTCAATTGGGCGATTTAGTCCAATCTGCGTACAAGCGGGTGTACGACATTAAAGATTCCGGTAATCTGTTGCCAGGGCACGGTGGTATATTAGACCGCTGCGACAGCTGGATTGTTGTTTTTCCAATTGTACATATGCTGATGCTGCTTCCATGACCCTTACCTGGTGGTTACAGTTCATGCTCAGGTTAAAATTAGCCGCAGAGTAACGGTTATTTTCAAGATAGGAAGGTGCTTCATGAAAAGAATTACGGTACTCGGTTCAACCGGGTCTATTGGAACACAGACGCTGGATGTCGTATCTATGCACCCGGATCAGTTTGCCGTAGAGGCTTTAGCAGGCGGCTCCAATATAAAGTTGCTTGTCGAACAGGCACATCTATACCAACCCAAGAAGGTTTCCGTAGGCAGCAAGCAACTGGCGGAGCAAATCCGTCCTTTGTTGCCTTCCGGAATAGAACTGCATTGGGGGAATGAAGGACTCGTCGAGCTGGCTGCGAATACGGATGCAGATATGGTTGTGACAGCTGTAATGGGCAGTGTCGGATTGCACTCCACGCTGGCCGCGATTGAGGCTGGAAAACAGATCGGTTTGGCCAATAAGGAAACACTGGTTACCGCTGGTCATCTGGTCACAGAACGGGCCCGGGCGAAAGGAGTGCCGTTGCTGCCGAT from Paenibacillus sp. FSL R10-2782 includes the following:
- a CDS encoding phosphatidate cytidylyltransferase; translated protein: MRQRLITGILAGVFFLAMVLWGGLAYHLLILAMALIGFYEFARMTRVSPFGGTALVGYAGILAFVFPYQPLGLHSPLPSITLLWLLMIIFMIITVGTKNKITIQTVSILFLGTVYIGFGFSYMAESRHMEHGLLWTFLLLACIWASDAGAYFVGKMAGKTKLWPAISPNKTVEGSIGGIVLALATALVFAGLSEGLLPWDKAFVIGLFCAVVGQLGDLVQSAYKRVYDIKDSGNLLPGHGGILDRCDSWIVVFPIVHMLMLLP